The uncultured Pseudodesulfovibrio sp. nucleotide sequence CAGTCATCAAGAACGGCCACATTACAAACAACGACCTGCTCATGAAATCACCGCTGTTGCGCGTCACGGGCAAGGGTTGGGCCGATCTGCCGAAAAACAGCGTCGACTACCTTGCCACGGTCACGGTCGTCGGCACTCTCAAGGGACAGGACGGAGCTTCCATGGAAGAACTCTCGGGCCTGCCGCTTCCCATCTACGCCAAGGGCGCTCTGGACAATCCGTCCATCGGCCTTGACGGCAAGGCAATGGCTGAAGCGCTGCTGAAGGGAACCTTCAAGAAAGGAACAAAAGGGCTGGAGGATTCACTGAGAAAGAACATCCTCGGCGGCCAGACGGACAAGAAACAAACCGACAGCGAAACCGAGCAGAAAAAGCCCGGAGGCTTTCTGAAAAAGTTGTTCTAACGCTCACTCTAACGACCAAAGGGGAATCCTCATTCAGGGTTCCCCTTTTTGTTTTCTCATGCATCCCGCTTCGGCCTTTATAACGCGACCTGATTGAGAGAGCGCAACATTCCATGTATAAGCAAGAGTGAAAACCACTCCGACAACAGCTTGACGAGGTGAAACATGGAACCTGCGGAAAGCACCATTAAGAGGCTTGCTAAAAAGGTAAGCGACGAACAACTCGATCGGTTCACAGATTTGCTGCGCGAACAACTTCTCGGCTCAGGTGTCACCCCCGAGATATTCGACTCTGCCGTACGGACGGCCAATCAACAGATGAAAGCCGACAACATCGAAGGCGTCATTACCCAGGCCGTACAGGCAGAAGAGAACCGCGGCGTGGACACTATCGGCAGAATTCTCGTCGAATTCTGCTTTTTCCGGTCACCGGCAGTACAAATGATCTGGCCGGAAAACTCGGAACAGGACATGGCAGCCCGCAGTGAGTTTAGCAGCAACGTCATTCCACGACCGCTCATGCGGTATTTTCTTATCAGCGTCCGCGGTTCCATCAGGGAGCTTGACGGTTTTGAGACCGACTCCATGCTCTATGCCGACGATCCAAACGCATATGACCAACTCAAACACACCGTTGATACGCAGCTTGAAGAATTCAAAGGCCCATTCGGTTCAGGAGAAAGCGCAATAGACTGGGCTGAAGTATATGAAGACCACCGATTCCAACGAGTCACGCTCGACATCGTCAAGGCAATGCGCCGCATGATGCAACAATTCGGCACGGAACAATACGTAGCCCACCTGGAAGACTACCGGACGCAGGACCCGGAAAACAGAGGACAAAACGCAATGCGTCGTTCTTTCGGCAGGAAGGACGCCCATCAGCTGAATGAGGCTCTGAAAGCCGCCGAGACCTCTCTGCAAGAGATGACGCATTAGGTAAAACTACGAAGCCATACCCGTCATTCCGCCACTGGATTCAAACCCTTTTCCCGCGAGAAATTCTGCCAAGCACATCGCAGCACCCGACACGGAGCAACTCTCCGTATCCAGCACAAGAGCAGGATTCTTCGGCAAAGGATAGGGCGTATTGTAGCCGATCAAGGTGTCGATTTCGCCCGCCATGGCTCGCCGATACAACCCCTTTGGATCGCGTTGCGCGCACACGTCAATGGAGCACTGTACCGAAACGACAAGTACGTCATTGAACTCTTCAGCAATCATCTTTCGCGCATCTTCATGTGCAGTCAGGGCGGATACCACCACGTTTCTGCCCAAGGCCAACTCCTCCTTGGCAAAAGCGATCAATGCACGAATAACCAGCAAACGGTCTTTCTGCTCGAAACCGATTTTCCCCATTGAATCCCTGACAACATCTCCGTCAAGATGAACCACCGGGATTCCAGCGTCATGCTGCTTTTGCACAAAGTGAGACGCTATGGTCGTCTTCCCGCTGGAAGTCGGTCCCATGATCCAGACAATATACGGGCTGGAGTATGAATGTCGCTCAGTGAGCGTGATTTCCCTTACGGAAGTCATGTGCTTCTCCCTATTTCAACACCGTCGCAACACGGTCGTCACTATTGGGAAGAATACTGTCGAAATACCTGGGTTCACTCTTGATATTCCAATCAAGAATTTCGTCGATGCTGGAATCAGGGGTCCATTTGCCGCTGTACGACAACAGGGACCGCACCGTGGAAACGCAGGCTACTGGATGCTTCCCGACGGCTGTTTCCGCAGCAAGCACCACACCACTGGCACCGGCCATCAACGTACTCACAATGTCATTGACTTCGGAACGATTGGGGCCGCTTTGCTGAATCATGGACTCCAAAAAGTTGGTAGCCACATAGACAGGTGTATCAAAGGTTCGGCCCATTGAAATGATTCTCCGTTGCAGGAAAGGAACTTTCCCGATCGGAATAGTCCGGGACAGGTCCCCCCTATCAATGAGAATACTGTTCGACGCAAGAATGATTCCCTTCAAATTCCGCAATCCGCTTTTACTTTCGACTTTGGAAATAATGGATGCATCCGGCCCACACAATTCACGCATCGCATTCACACCTTCCGCAGAGCCTGCAAACGAAAGGGCAAAATTGCGAATCCCCAAGGACCGACCAATGGCAATCGCCTCCCGATCCTTCGGCGTGATGGGGGCCAGCGGCACATCTCGATTAATATCAGCGGCCTTTCTGCTGCCAACAACGCCACTATTGATAACCGTAGCTATCAGCCGGTCGTCAAGCTTCTTATCAATCCTCAACGCAGCGTTATTGAAGTCAATATTGACTACGTCTCCCGGTTCAAAATGACGGGCAATACCCACCGGAGTAAAAGATATGTTTTCGGCGTCACCCAAAACCTCTGTGAAATGAATGTTGATCTCCGAACCTTCCTCAAGAGAGACGGCCCCGCCAGCCATGTTCTGGTTGCGTATCTGGGCACCTTCGCTGTCGAGGCATATGGGCGTATCAGAACTGGAACGAATGAGGTGAATCAGGTCAGCGACCTCTTCAACCGCGGTATGTGACAGATTGATACGAAAGAGATCGACGCCATACTCATCCATTTCCCGAATGACCTGAGGCTGAAAACTGGATGGGCCAAGTGTTACCAGAACCTTTTTCACAACGTACCTCCGATGGTTAACGAATCAATCCGATTTGTCTGCATGTATGCAAATATCCACTCAAATGACTACGCAAAGACGAAAGCATATGAACATCTTCAACTTTAGATGAAATCCTTCTGGTAAAATTCGCATCAAAATCCTTTATGAAGTCGAATACGCTCAATAAAAACGGATTTTGCAGCGCCGTATCGAGCGGAATCGATTCAATATGGTAACGATCGAAGTTATGCATGTATGGATGAAGCGCCAGATGCAGGGCAAGACATTCCGTGCTGGGGGGGGTTGACGGCGTATCAACTTTGTAGCCAAAGGCCTTCATCAACCATCCCGAACTCCGCTCTATGCAGTCGAGCACGGATCGAGGCGTATCACGCCTCAGCCAGCCACTGACCTGCGCGGAATGAAACACGGCATTCGATCCCCCGCTTCTCTTCTGATAATCGACCGCCTTTGCAAAACTGCATGCATCGACAGCCCGCTCAATGTCATCATCACTTCGCTCGACGGCTATGAACTCCAGCACCTCGCGCATCACTTCAAGCGGCTGCGATTTGAGATCCTCGTACCGGACCACATGCGTTTCGGTGAATTCCAGCCAAAGTGAATTGTATACAGCCCAACTCAGCGACTCAGG carries:
- a CDS encoding adenylyl-sulfate kinase, coding for MTSVREITLTERHSYSSPYIVWIMGPTSSGKTTIASHFVQKQHDAGIPVVHLDGDVVRDSMGKIGFEQKDRLLVIRALIAFAKEELALGRNVVVSALTAHEDARKMIAEEFNDVLVVSVQCSIDVCAQRDPKGLYRRAMAGEIDTLIGYNTPYPLPKNPALVLDTESCSVSGAAMCLAEFLAGKGFESSGGMTGMAS
- a CDS encoding pyruvate kinase, whose protein sequence is MKKVLVTLGPSSFQPQVIREMDEYGVDLFRINLSHTAVEEVADLIHLIRSSSDTPICLDSEGAQIRNQNMAGGAVSLEEGSEINIHFTEVLGDAENISFTPVGIARHFEPGDVVNIDFNNAALRIDKKLDDRLIATVINSGVVGSRKAADINRDVPLAPITPKDREAIAIGRSLGIRNFALSFAGSAEGVNAMRELCGPDASIISKVESKSGLRNLKGIILASNSILIDRGDLSRTIPIGKVPFLQRRIISMGRTFDTPVYVATNFLESMIQQSGPNRSEVNDIVSTLMAGASGVVLAAETAVGKHPVACVSTVRSLLSYSGKWTPDSSIDEILDWNIKSEPRYFDSILPNSDDRVATVLK
- a CDS encoding sulfotransferase domain-containing protein; this encodes MGWLVNILMELGVMADSHNCQGDDWVIRDGKYYPERYARYRYMMPVLERHDGFVFEDGVSVCWGHHPPAPKYAGRKAILVVRDPRDCLYSFHRRMIPHYDVTYEEFLGWPNYITLCPESLSWAVYNSLWLEFTETHVVRYEDLKSQPLEVMREVLEFIAVERSDDDIERAVDACSFAKAVDYQKRSGGSNAVFHSAQVSGWLRRDTPRSVLDCIERSSGWLMKAFGYKVDTPSTPPSTECLALHLALHPYMHNFDRYHIESIPLDTALQNPFLLSVFDFIKDFDANFTRRISSKVEDVHMLSSLRSHLSGYLHTCRQIGLIR